The following are encoded together in the Serratia nematodiphila DZ0503SBS1 genome:
- the ybgC gene encoding tol-pal system-associated acyl-CoA thioesterase, translated as MSNTLFRWPVRVYYEDTDASGVVYHARYVAFFERARTEMLRQHNFHQQQLLSEQVAFVVRRMTVDYLAPARLDEQLEVQSEITSLRGASLTFAQRIVNSDGALLSQADVLIACIDPHQMKPRALPKSIVAEFKQ; from the coding sequence GTGAGTAATACGTTGTTTCGATGGCCGGTTCGCGTTTACTACGAGGATACCGATGCCAGTGGTGTGGTCTATCACGCCCGCTACGTCGCCTTTTTTGAAAGAGCGCGCACAGAGATGCTGCGTCAGCACAACTTTCATCAACAGCAGCTGCTCAGTGAACAAGTCGCTTTTGTCGTCCGGCGCATGACGGTGGATTATCTGGCTCCGGCTCGTCTCGACGAGCAACTGGAGGTCCAAAGTGAAATCACCTCTCTGCGCGGGGCTTCTCTCACGTTTGCTCAACGCATTGTCAATTCTGACGGGGCCCTACTGAGCCAGGCAGATGTCCTGATTGCCTGTATTGATCCACACCAAATGAAGCCAAGAGCGCTTCCTAAGTCTATTGTCGCGGAGTTTAAGCAGTGA
- the cydX gene encoding cytochrome bd-I oxidase subunit CydX: protein MWYFAWILGTLLACAFGIITALALEQSEATKAQQDGK, encoded by the coding sequence ATGTGGTATTTTGCCTGGATTCTCGGAACGCTTCTTGCCTGCGCCTTCGGCATCATCACGGCGCTGGCGCTTGAGCAGAGCGAAGCGACCAAAGCTCAGCAAGACGGTAAGTAA
- the tolQ gene encoding Tol-Pal system protein TolQ, which produces MTDMNILDLFLKASLLVKLIMLILICFSVASWAIIIQRTRILNAATRDAEAFEDKFWSGIELSRLYQESQARRDSLTGSEQIFHSGFKEFARLHRANNHAPESVIEGASRAMRISMNRELETLETHIPFLGTVGSISPYIGLFGTVWGIMHAFIALGAVKQATLQMVAPGIAEALIATAIGLFAAIPAVMAYNRLNQRVNKLEQNYDNFMEEFTAILHRQAFSSDSK; this is translated from the coding sequence GTGACTGACATGAACATCCTAGATTTATTCTTGAAGGCGAGCCTGCTGGTTAAGCTTATCATGTTGATTTTGATATGCTTCTCGGTAGCCTCCTGGGCGATCATCATTCAGCGCACCCGCATCCTCAATGCGGCGACGCGTGACGCCGAAGCCTTTGAAGACAAATTCTGGTCCGGTATCGAGCTTTCCCGTCTGTACCAGGAAAGTCAGGCGCGTCGCGATAGCCTGACCGGTTCCGAGCAGATCTTCCATTCCGGGTTCAAAGAGTTCGCCCGCCTGCACCGCGCCAACAACCATGCGCCGGAGTCGGTGATCGAAGGGGCGTCGCGCGCGATGCGCATTTCGATGAACCGCGAGCTGGAAACGCTGGAAACCCATATTCCGTTCCTCGGCACCGTCGGTTCGATCAGCCCGTACATCGGCCTGTTCGGCACCGTGTGGGGGATCATGCATGCCTTTATCGCGCTGGGCGCGGTGAAGCAAGCCACGCTGCAGATGGTGGCGCCGGGTATCGCCGAAGCGCTGATCGCCACCGCGATCGGTCTGTTCGCCGCCATCCCGGCGGTTATGGCCTATAACCGTCTCAACCAGCGCGTCAACAAGCTTGAGCAGAATTACGACAACTTTATGGAAGAGTTCACCGCTATTCTGCATCGTCAGGCCTTCTCCAGCGACAGCAAATAA
- the ybgE gene encoding cyd operon protein YbgE, with the protein MSSSVIDKLYAVTDKGPVRALSLVLALILAGCVFWDPTRFAAKTSSLEIWEGLLLIWAVCAGVIHGFGFRPQRSVWRAFFAPLPAIVILCAGLLYVSL; encoded by the coding sequence ATGAGCTCGTCCGTGATTGACAAGCTGTACGCTGTCACCGACAAGGGCCCGGTTCGGGCCCTTTCCCTGGTGCTGGCGTTGATTTTGGCGGGGTGCGTGTTCTGGGATCCGACGCGTTTCGCCGCCAAAACCAGCTCGCTGGAGATTTGGGAAGGGCTGTTGCTGATTTGGGCAGTGTGCGCCGGAGTGATCCACGGTTTCGGATTCCGCCCGCAGCGCAGCGTCTGGCGCGCTTTTTTCGCGCCGCTTCCTGCAATTGTGATCTTGTGCGCAGGATTACTTTACGTTTCTTTATAA
- the cydB gene encoding cytochrome d ubiquinol oxidase subunit II: MFDYEVLRFIWWVLVGVLLIGFAVTDGFDMGVGILVRIIGKTDTERRVMINSIAPHWDGNQVWLITAGGALFAAWPMVYAAAFSGFYVAMILVLAALFFRPVGFDYRSKLESSRWRNMWDWGIFIGSFVPALVFGVAFGNLLQGVPFHVDEYLRLFYTGNFFQLLNPFGLLAGVVSLTMLVTQGATYLQMRTTGEIHLRSRAAAQIATLIMAVCFLLAGVWLVKGIDGYVITSALDTMAESNPLRKEVAHQAGAWLINFNKYPLLWALPALGVVLPLFTILFSRLEKGALAFVTSSLTIACVILTAGVTMFPFVMPSSTVPNVSLTMWDATSSLLTLKVMTVVAAIFVPIVLAYTSWSYYKMFGRLDKNYIENNKHSLY; the protein is encoded by the coding sequence ATGTTTGACTATGAAGTACTGCGATTTATCTGGTGGGTGCTGGTTGGCGTACTGCTGATCGGCTTCGCCGTCACCGACGGTTTCGACATGGGCGTCGGCATCCTGGTGCGCATCATCGGTAAAACCGATACCGAGCGCCGGGTGATGATCAACTCCATCGCCCCGCACTGGGACGGTAACCAGGTGTGGCTGATCACCGCCGGCGGCGCGCTGTTCGCCGCCTGGCCGATGGTCTACGCAGCGGCCTTCTCGGGCTTCTACGTCGCCATGATCCTGGTGCTGGCGGCGTTGTTCTTCCGCCCGGTCGGTTTTGACTACCGTTCCAAGCTGGAGAGCAGCCGCTGGCGCAACATGTGGGACTGGGGCATCTTCATCGGTTCCTTCGTGCCTGCGTTGGTATTCGGCGTGGCGTTCGGCAACCTGCTGCAGGGCGTGCCGTTCCATGTGGACGAATACCTGCGTCTGTTCTACACCGGCAACTTCTTCCAGCTGCTGAATCCGTTCGGTTTGTTGGCGGGCGTGGTCAGTCTGACCATGCTGGTCACTCAGGGCGCGACCTACCTGCAGATGCGCACCACCGGCGAGATCCACCTGCGGTCACGCGCCGCAGCGCAGATCGCGACGCTGATCATGGCGGTATGCTTCCTGCTGGCGGGTGTATGGCTGGTGAAAGGCATCGACGGCTACGTGATCACTTCGGCGCTGGACACCATGGCGGAATCCAACCCGCTGCGTAAAGAAGTGGCGCATCAGGCCGGCGCATGGCTGATCAACTTCAACAAGTATCCGCTGCTGTGGGCATTGCCTGCACTGGGCGTGGTGCTGCCGTTGTTCACCATCCTGTTCTCGCGTCTGGAGAAAGGCGCGCTGGCGTTCGTCACTTCGTCGCTGACCATCGCCTGCGTCATCCTCACCGCCGGGGTCACCATGTTCCCGTTCGTGATGCCGTCCAGCACCGTGCCTAACGTCAGCCTGACCATGTGGGACGCGACGTCGAGCCTGTTGACGCTGAAAGTGATGACCGTCGTGGCGGCGATTTTCGTACCTATCGTTTTGGCGTACACCAGCTGGTCGTACTACAAAATGTTCGGTCGCCTCGACAAGAACTACATCGAAAACAACAAGCATTCGCTGTACTAA
- the cydA gene encoding cytochrome ubiquinol oxidase subunit I → MFDIVELSRLQFALTAMYHFLFVPLTLGMAFLLAIMETVYVLSGKQIYKDMTKFWGKLFAINFALGVATGLTMEFQFGTNWSYFSHYVGDIFGAPLAIEGLMAFFLESTLVGLFFFGWDRLSKVQHMAVTWFVALGSNLSALWILVANGWMQNPIASDFNFETMRMEMVSFSELVLNPVAQVKFVHTVAAGYTTGAMFVLGISAYYLLKGRDIAFAKRSFAIAASFGMAAVLSVIVLGDESGYEMGDVQKTKLAAIEAEWDTQPAPASFTLFGIPDQDKMENSFSIQIPYALGLIATRSTDTQVTGLKDLLAQHEVRIRNGMKAYQLLEELRGGNTDPAVRAEFNKTKQDLGYGMLLKRYTPNVSDATEAQIQQATKDSIPRVAPLYFAFRIMVACGVLMLLIIGLSFLSVVRGRIGQKKWLLRAALYGLPLPWIAVEAGWFVAEYGRQPWAIGEVLPTAVANSSLTAGDILFSMGLICGLYTLFLVAEMYLMFKFARLGPSSLKTGRYHFEQPTAAVQEAR, encoded by the coding sequence ATGTTTGATATTGTCGAACTGTCGCGCTTACAGTTTGCTTTAACGGCGATGTACCATTTCTTATTTGTCCCATTAACGCTCGGTATGGCGTTCTTGCTGGCAATTATGGAAACGGTATATGTCCTGTCTGGCAAACAAATCTATAAAGACATGACCAAATTCTGGGGAAAGTTATTTGCGATTAACTTTGCTCTGGGTGTGGCCACCGGTTTGACCATGGAGTTCCAGTTCGGGACTAACTGGTCGTATTTCTCTCACTACGTCGGCGATATCTTCGGGGCCCCACTGGCCATCGAAGGTCTGATGGCGTTCTTCCTTGAATCGACGCTGGTCGGCCTGTTCTTCTTCGGCTGGGATCGTCTGAGCAAGGTGCAGCACATGGCGGTAACCTGGTTCGTGGCCCTCGGCTCAAACCTGTCCGCGCTGTGGATCCTGGTCGCCAACGGCTGGATGCAGAACCCGATCGCGTCGGATTTCAACTTCGAAACCATGCGCATGGAGATGGTCAGCTTCTCCGAGCTGGTGCTTAACCCGGTTGCGCAGGTGAAATTCGTTCACACCGTGGCTGCAGGCTACACCACCGGCGCCATGTTCGTGCTGGGCATCAGCGCTTACTACCTGCTGAAGGGCCGCGACATCGCTTTCGCCAAACGTTCCTTCGCCATCGCCGCCAGCTTCGGCATGGCTGCTGTGCTGTCGGTGATCGTGCTGGGTGACGAATCCGGTTACGAAATGGGCGACGTACAGAAAACCAAACTGGCCGCCATCGAAGCGGAGTGGGATACCCAGCCGGCGCCGGCGTCCTTCACCCTGTTCGGCATTCCCGATCAGGACAAGATGGAAAACTCCTTCTCTATTCAGATCCCGTATGCGCTTGGCCTGATCGCCACGCGTTCCACCGACACGCAGGTCACTGGCCTGAAAGATCTGCTGGCGCAACATGAAGTGCGTATCCGCAACGGCATGAAAGCCTACCAGCTGCTGGAAGAGCTGCGCGGCGGCAATACCGATCCTGCGGTGCGTGCGGAATTCAACAAAACCAAGCAAGACCTGGGCTACGGCATGCTGCTGAAGCGTTATACCCCGAACGTCAGCGACGCGACGGAAGCGCAGATCCAGCAGGCGACCAAGGACTCCATTCCACGCGTGGCGCCGCTGTACTTCGCCTTCCGCATCATGGTGGCCTGTGGCGTGCTGATGCTGCTGATTATTGGCCTGTCCTTCCTGAGCGTGGTGCGCGGCCGCATCGGCCAGAAGAAATGGCTGTTGCGTGCGGCGCTGTATGGCCTGCCGCTGCCGTGGATCGCGGTGGAAGCCGGCTGGTTCGTGGCGGAATACGGCCGTCAACCGTGGGCGATTGGTGAGGTGCTGCCGACCGCAGTCGCCAACTCTTCGCTGACCGCGGGCGACATTCTGTTCTCGATGGGGCTGATTTGCGGCTTGTACACCCTGTTCCTGGTGGCTGAAATGTACCTGATGTTCAAGTTTGCGCGTCTGGGTCCAAGCAGCCTGAAAACCGGCCGCTACCACTTTGAACAACCGACTGCCGCCGTGCAGGAAGCGCGCTAA